Proteins co-encoded in one Candidatus Thiodictyon syntrophicum genomic window:
- a CDS encoding putative bifunctional diguanylate cyclase/phosphodiesterase: protein MTALRNLSDSTLADVLAALRREAREATDSRRLVQDLQVHQIELELQNRELRCARQTLEESRDRYADLYDLAPVAYAAIDRQGLVTQMNLTAARLLGVERGSTGDLYLGPRLGPGDAPPLLAALARALDTGAEEVLEVDLVSAHERRRALRLLIQRERPSPGAAGPATCRVALLDITEHQRLTEQLRERERDLVQLAHQDPLTGLPNRLLFADRLGQALRRARREQRQVALLFLDLDGFKAINDSLGHPAGDRVLQEAARRLRGQVREGDTLARFGGDEFTLVLDPVERAGDAALVAEKLTQAFKRPIDLDGRPLYVTLSIGISLYPQDGIDVDTLVRNADTAMYQAKDQGRDGFQFYTADMTARAFAQVSLETALREALSLEQFVLYYQPQHDLTTGRIIGVESLIRWHHPTLGLVGPEWFVPLAESSGLIVPIGAWVVRTAAGQLRAWREQGLLADVTLWVNLSNREIRTASLAEGIAATVAESGLEPGALAVEITDIKSVADSESAAENIRRLLDLGIEVAIDSFGTGHSSLASLKRLAVRGLKIDGSFVAGLPGDADDAAIARAIIVLGRALGLRVVAEGIETRAQAESLKAAGCRIGQGYLFSRPLAAAEFGAYCRRG, encoded by the coding sequence ATGACCGCCCTGCGAAACCTCTCCGACAGCACCCTCGCCGACGTCCTCGCCGCCCTGCGCCGGGAGGCCCGGGAGGCGACCGATAGCCGGCGCCTGGTGCAGGACCTCCAGGTCCACCAGATCGAGCTGGAACTCCAGAACCGGGAACTGCGCTGCGCCCGGCAGACCCTTGAGGAGTCCCGTGATCGCTACGCGGACCTCTACGACCTCGCCCCGGTCGCCTATGCCGCCATCGACCGCCAAGGCCTGGTCACCCAGATGAACCTGACCGCCGCCCGCTTGCTGGGCGTCGAGCGGGGGAGCACCGGGGACCTCTATCTGGGCCCTCGGCTCGGCCCCGGTGACGCGCCGCCCCTGCTCGCCGCCCTGGCGCGGGCGCTGGACACCGGGGCGGAGGAAGTACTCGAGGTGGATCTGGTGTCGGCCCATGAGCGGCGGCGCGCGCTGCGCCTGCTGATCCAACGCGAGCGGCCAAGCCCCGGCGCGGCTGGCCCGGCCACCTGCCGGGTGGCCCTGCTCGATATCACCGAGCACCAGCGGCTCACCGAGCAACTCCGGGAGCGGGAACGCGACCTGGTGCAACTGGCCCACCAGGATCCGCTCACCGGATTGCCCAACCGGCTACTGTTCGCCGACCGCCTGGGCCAGGCGCTGCGCCGGGCCCGTCGCGAGCAACGCCAGGTGGCCTTGCTGTTCCTGGATCTGGACGGCTTCAAGGCCATCAATGACAGCCTGGGACACCCGGCCGGGGATCGGGTGCTGCAGGAAGCGGCGCGGCGCCTGCGTGGCCAGGTGCGCGAAGGCGACACGCTCGCCCGCTTCGGGGGCGATGAGTTCACCCTGGTCCTGGACCCCGTGGAGCGCGCCGGCGACGCTGCCCTGGTGGCCGAAAAGCTGACCCAGGCCTTCAAAAGGCCCATCGATCTGGACGGCCGGCCCCTCTATGTCACCTTGAGCATCGGCATCAGCCTCTACCCCCAGGACGGTATCGACGTCGACACCCTGGTGCGCAACGCCGATACCGCCATGTACCAGGCCAAGGACCAGGGCCGCGACGGCTTTCAATTCTACACCGCGGACATGACCGCCCGCGCCTTCGCCCAGGTCTCCCTGGAGACGGCGCTGCGCGAGGCCCTGAGCCTGGAGCAGTTTGTCCTCTACTACCAGCCCCAGCACGATCTGACCACCGGCCGCATCATCGGCGTCGAGTCCCTGATCCGCTGGCACCACCCCACCTTGGGACTGGTCGGACCCGAGTGGTTCGTCCCGCTCGCCGAGTCCAGCGGGCTCATCGTCCCCATCGGCGCCTGGGTGGTGCGCACCGCCGCCGGCCAACTGCGGGCCTGGCGCGAACAGGGGCTGCTGGCGGACGTGACCCTGTGGGTCAACCTGTCCAACCGCGAGATCCGCACCGCGAGTCTGGCCGAGGGCATCGCCGCCACGGTCGCGGAAAGCGGGCTCGAACCCGGCGCCCTGGCGGTGGAGATCACCGACATCAAGTCCGTCGCCGACTCCGAGTCGGCCGCCGAGAACATCCGGCGGCTGCTCGACCTGGGGATCGAGGTCGCCATCGACTCCTTCGGCACCGGGCACTCGTCGCTCGCCTCACTGAAGCGGCTGGCGGTGCGCGGACTCAAGATCGACGGGTCATTCGTCGCCGGTCTCCCGGGGGACGCGGACGACGCCGCCATCGCCCGGGCCATCATCGTCCTGGGCCGGGCCCTGGGGTTGCGGGTGGTCGCCGAAGGCATCGAGACCCGCGCCCAGGCGGAGTCCCTCAAGGCCGCGGGGTGCCGCATCGGTCAGGGCTACCTGTTCAGCCGGCCGCTGGCGGCGGCCGAGTTCGGGGCCTACTGTCGGCGCGGATGA
- a CDS encoding tetratricopeptide repeat protein, with protein MNQTPDDQSMALASGIAAYESKQFSRAVGLLRPLAEVGEAQAQYRVAIMAQNGLGMQPNPLLAYRYMHAAAVAGLGLAQHGLGFMYLEGECTAPDPQRAAAWFRKAADQGLAGAQSILANLYEDGRGVPQDPAEAARWRALAGFDER; from the coding sequence ATGAACCAAACCCCCGACGACCAGTCCATGGCCCTGGCCAGCGGCATCGCCGCCTACGAATCCAAGCAGTTCTCGCGCGCCGTCGGCCTGCTGCGCCCCCTGGCCGAGGTCGGCGAGGCGCAGGCCCAGTACCGCGTCGCCATCATGGCCCAGAACGGGCTCGGCATGCAGCCCAACCCGCTGCTCGCCTACCGCTACATGCACGCCGCCGCCGTCGCCGGGCTGGGCCTCGCCCAGCACGGCCTGGGCTTCATGTACCTGGAGGGCGAGTGTACCGCGCCGGACCCGCAACGCGCCGCCGCCTGGTTCCGCAAGGCCGCCGACCAGGGACTGGCCGGCGCCCAGAGCATCCTGGCCAACCTCTACGAGGACGGCCGCGGCGTACCCCAGGACCCGGCCGAGGCCGCGCGCTGGCGCGCCTTGGCCGGGTTCGATGAGCGTTGA
- a CDS encoding transglycosylase SLT domain-containing protein, translating into MLRFLAAGCAVVLIALVVWALVPRAPEVPATGGPGAGPAPAAVRPLVLRPPPEADLAGFRAAEQALQAGDRTAFASLLEGLRDDPLYPYLRFAALDAELASAPDAAIETFLAEFPATAPAERLRAAYVKRLAAAGRWADLVRVYRDDDDSVERRCLYLRALVETGQADAALTAARLEPLWLVPRPQPAACEPLFAAWRARGGLDTALLWRRIRLAMAAGETTLARQLGTRLPAAERPWLERWLAVQARPALVLEAQSGTGQAPASHPLAAAILADGIGRLARSDPRAAAGAFESGRASLAADPAALDTAAAAVGRALTGAADPQGLAIWDLMSARDDNLEAQERRLRAAIGRGDWARVAAWVQRMPDLTEKGDRWLYWLGRAQSALGDETAAGASFAQAARSRSFWGFLAADRLGLPYHLASRPVPAEPERVRRLSEAPALARILALRRLGREADMRREWRTLTRGLATPDLLAAALVAEALGWYDQAIFTLKRADYWDDLQLRFPLGYRDLVEEQARQTGLAADWIYGVLRQESVFNASVASQAGALGLMQLMPATARQVAVQLGLPAPAPTAILDPGLNIRLGATYLAQMNERFGHAALATAAYNAGPQRVVRWLPARDTPADLWIAAIPYEETRGYVERVLAYRAIYRARLGLEPERLIDLLPPVPARGE; encoded by the coding sequence ATGTTGCGTTTTCTGGCCGCCGGGTGCGCGGTGGTGTTGATCGCCTTGGTCGTGTGGGCGCTGGTCCCGCGGGCGCCCGAGGTGCCGGCCACGGGCGGGCCGGGTGCCGGTCCGGCGCCCGCGGCCGTCCGCCCCCTGGTGCTGCGCCCCCCGCCGGAGGCCGATCTGGCGGGGTTTCGCGCCGCCGAACAGGCCTTGCAGGCGGGGGATCGGACGGCCTTTGCGTCCCTGCTGGAGGGCCTGCGCGATGATCCCCTCTACCCCTACCTGCGCTTTGCGGCGCTGGACGCCGAGCTGGCGTCGGCACCGGACGCGGCCATCGAGACCTTCCTCGCCGAGTTTCCCGCCACGGCGCCGGCCGAGCGCCTGCGCGCCGCCTATGTGAAGCGCCTGGCCGCGGCCGGGCGCTGGGCGGACCTGGTCCGGGTTTATCGCGATGACGACGACAGCGTGGAGCGGCGCTGTCTGTATCTGCGCGCCCTGGTGGAGACGGGTCAGGCCGATGCGGCGCTGACGGCGGCGCGGCTGGAGCCGCTGTGGCTGGTGCCTCGCCCCCAACCGGCCGCCTGCGAGCCGCTCTTTGCCGCCTGGCGGGCCCGCGGCGGCCTCGACACGGCGCTCCTCTGGCGCCGCATCCGTCTGGCCATGGCGGCGGGGGAGACCACGCTGGCGCGCCAGTTGGGGACCCGACTCCCGGCCGCAGAGCGCCCCTGGCTGGAGCGCTGGCTGGCGGTCCAGGCGCGCCCGGCCCTGGTGCTGGAGGCCCAGTCAGGGACGGGTCAGGCGCCGGCCAGCCACCCGCTGGCCGCGGCGATCCTCGCCGACGGGATCGGTCGGCTGGCCCGCTCCGACCCGCGCGCTGCCGCGGGCGCCTTCGAGTCCGGCCGCGCGTCCCTGGCCGCGGACCCGGCCGCCCTGGATACGGCCGCGGCGGCGGTGGGCCGGGCGCTTACCGGGGCCGCCGACCCGCAGGGGCTCGCGATCTGGGACCTGATGTCTGCCCGGGACGACAATCTGGAGGCGCAGGAACGCAGGCTGCGCGCGGCGATCGGCCGGGGGGACTGGGCGCGGGTCGCGGCCTGGGTGCAGCGGATGCCGGACCTGACCGAAAAGGGCGATCGCTGGCTCTACTGGCTCGGGCGTGCCCAGTCGGCCTTGGGCGATGAGACCGCGGCGGGCGCGAGCTTCGCGCAGGCCGCCCGCAGCCGCAGCTTCTGGGGCTTCCTGGCCGCCGATCGGCTGGGGCTGCCCTATCACCTGGCGAGCCGCCCGGTCCCCGCGGAGCCCGAGCGGGTGCGCCGCCTCAGTGAGGCACCGGCGCTGGCGCGGATCCTGGCCTTGCGCCGGCTCGGCCGGGAGGCGGACATGCGCCGCGAGTGGCGCACCCTGACCCGGGGGCTGGCGACACCCGACCTGCTTGCGGCGGCCCTGGTGGCGGAGGCGCTGGGCTGGTACGACCAGGCCATCTTCACCCTGAAGCGCGCCGATTATTGGGACGACCTGCAACTGCGCTTCCCGCTCGGTTACCGGGACCTGGTGGAAGAACAGGCGCGGCAGACGGGGCTTGCGGCGGACTGGATCTACGGCGTCCTGCGCCAGGAGAGCGTCTTCAACGCGAGCGTCGCCTCCCAGGCCGGGGCCCTGGGGCTGATGCAGCTCATGCCGGCCACGGCGCGGCAGGTGGCGGTGCAGTTGGGCCTGCCCGCGCCCGCGCCCACGGCCATCCTCGATCCGGGACTTAACATCCGGCTCGGGGCCACATACCTCGCGCAAATGAATGAGCGCTTCGGCCACGCCGCCCTGGCCACGGCCGCCTACAACGCCGGACCGCAGCGCGTGGTGCGCTGGCTGCCCGCGCGCGACACCCCTGCGGATCTCTGGATCGCCGCTATTCCGTACGAGGAGACGCGCGGCTATGTGGAGCGGGTGCTGGCCTACCGGGCCATCTACCGCGCGCGCCTGGGGTTGGAGCCGGAGCGCCTGATCGACCTGCTGCCGCCGGTGCCGGCACGGGGCGAGTAG
- a CDS encoding inositol monophosphatase family protein yields the protein MHPEMHPDLKRLTEHLRTAAATEIMPRFHHVQSHAKADGSLVTETDAAVQTYLTAALARDHPGIPLIGEEMTVAEQEHLLLAADHSVWVLDPLDGTGNYAGGFPGFAISLALLEAGQVVQAAVLDPLRDECFCAIRGGGAWCNGVPIAPFAPGPLLGDCLAMIDFKRLPAARLPTLFRPGGFRSQRNLGASTLEWCWLAAGRFQLYLHGGQKLWDYAGGHLIAAEAGVSARLYRPYGVGPAPGLDLEPRFAVAAATPDLFERWLAFIDLPLDAPGTGPVR from the coding sequence ATGCACCCTGAGATGCACCCCGATCTGAAGCGACTCACCGAGCACCTGCGCACGGCCGCCGCCACCGAGATCATGCCCCGCTTTCACCACGTCCAGAGCCACGCCAAGGCGGACGGCAGCCTGGTGACCGAGACCGATGCGGCCGTCCAGACCTACCTCACGGCGGCCCTGGCCCGCGACCATCCCGGTATCCCCCTGATCGGCGAGGAGATGACCGTCGCGGAGCAGGAGCACTTGCTGCTCGCCGCCGACCACTCGGTATGGGTCCTGGACCCCCTGGACGGGACCGGCAACTATGCCGGCGGCTTCCCCGGATTCGCCATCTCGCTGGCCCTGCTCGAGGCCGGCCAGGTGGTCCAGGCGGCGGTGCTGGACCCGCTGCGCGACGAGTGCTTCTGCGCCATCCGCGGCGGCGGTGCCTGGTGCAACGGCGTGCCCATCGCGCCCTTCGCCCCGGGGCCGCTGCTGGGCGACTGCCTGGCGATGATCGACTTCAAGCGCCTGCCCGCGGCCCGGCTCCCGACCCTGTTCCGCCCCGGGGGCTTTCGCTCCCAACGCAACCTGGGGGCCTCGACCCTGGAGTGGTGCTGGCTGGCCGCCGGGCGTTTTCAACTCTATCTGCACGGCGGCCAGAAGCTGTGGGACTATGCCGGCGGGCACCTGATCGCCGCCGAGGCCGGGGTAAGCGCCAGGCTCTACCGCCCCTATGGCGTCGGACCCGCGCCCGGGCTCGACCTGGAGCCCCGCTTCGCGGTCGCCGCGGCGACCCCGGACCTCTTCGAGCGCTGGCTCGCCTTCATCGACCTGCCCCTGGACGCGCCGGGCACCGGCCCGGTGCGCTAA
- a CDS encoding pyridoxamine 5'-phosphate oxidase family protein — protein MQTDAFTAAARRLCDEVAVMTLATCTDATPWATDVYFAPDGFDLIFLSSPRSRHSRNLVINPSCAATIHPQVKSWREIRGLQIEGEVHPPEGTAAKARALAAYLTKFPFAQDLIAHPAETAGALAHATLQVLRPSRLRYLDNALGIGTRWSLRLVDGQAVGPPELEARE, from the coding sequence ATGCAGACTGATGCGTTCACGGCGGCGGCCCGGCGACTCTGCGACGAGGTGGCGGTGATGACGCTCGCGACCTGCACGGACGCGACGCCCTGGGCCACTGACGTCTATTTCGCCCCGGATGGGTTCGACCTGATATTCCTCTCCTCGCCGCGCTCCCGGCACAGCCGCAACCTGGTCATCAATCCGTCCTGCGCCGCCACTATTCATCCGCAGGTGAAGTCCTGGCGGGAGATTCGCGGTCTCCAGATCGAGGGCGAGGTTCACCCACCCGAAGGTACCGCGGCCAAGGCCCGCGCGCTCGCCGCCTATCTGACCAAATTTCCCTTCGCCCAAGACCTCATCGCCCACCCGGCGGAAACGGCAGGCGCCCTCGCCCACGCCACCCTGCAGGTGCTGCGACCCTCCCGTCTGCGCTATCTCGACAACGCCTTAGGGATCGGCACACGCTGGTCACTGCGGCTGGTCGATGGCCAAGCCGTCGGCCCGCCGGAATTGGAGGCACGCGAGTGA
- a CDS encoding c-type cytochrome yields MKVPFRRVILVSLLLPLGSVAAPLDGALVYTGKICVTCHGIDGNTPSKTDYPRLAGQSADYAYGQMVDIKSGVRNNRQSEAMRPVMNVVSETEMRAIADWLATLK; encoded by the coding sequence ATGAAAGTCCCGTTTCGCCGCGTCATCCTCGTGTCCCTGCTGTTGCCGCTCGGCAGCGTGGCCGCGCCGCTCGATGGCGCCTTAGTCTACACCGGCAAGATCTGCGTCACCTGTCACGGCATCGACGGCAATACCCCGAGCAAAACGGACTATCCGCGCCTGGCCGGCCAGAGCGCCGACTATGCCTATGGCCAGATGGTCGATATCAAGAGCGGGGTGCGCAACAACCGGCAGAGCGAGGCCATGCGCCCGGTGATGAACGTGGTGAGTGAAACGGAGATGCGGGCCATCGCCGACTGGCTCGCGACGCTCAAATGA
- the prlC gene encoding oligopeptidase A has translation MSNPLLDQAGLPAFARILPEHVEPALDARLAACRAEIARLTGAPGVPTWESFVEPLEESDDTLSRTWSPVGHLNAVMNSEALRAAYNACLPKLSDYGTEVGQNEDLFRAYQAVAAQEHLDATQRKLLDNALRDFHLSGVDLPADRKARYKAISQELSQLTAKYSENLLDATNAWSKLVTDPSRLAGLPESALGLARQSAQQRGQDGWLLTLDMPSYIPVMTYADDRDLRFEVYQAFGTRASDQGPHAGQWDNGDLMERILALRHELAQLLGFANYAERSLATKMARSPDQVLAFLNDLAQRSVTQARGELEEVRAFALEHHGQGQLEPWDLGYYSEKLRVHRYQISQEELRPYFPVSRVLSGLFGVAQRLFGVDIEEAQGFETYHPQVRFFEIRDTETRQLRGQFYLDPFARPDKRGGAWMDVCTNRLHTARYDQIPVAYLVCNFSPPVGDQPSLLTHNEVETLFHEFGHGLHHLLTRVDYPAVAGINGVAWDAVELPSQFMENWCWEREPLDLFAAHWQTGERLPEDLYGRMTAARNFQSAMQMVRQLEFALFDFRLHLEYDPARGGRIYEILEEVRDQVAVIRPPAFNRFAHSFSHVFAGGYAAGYYSYKWAEVLSADAFSLFEERGVFDAATGRAFKESILEQGGSRDAMVLYVDFRGREPTTDALLRHSGIAA, from the coding sequence ATGTCCAATCCGCTCTTAGACCAGGCCGGTCTCCCCGCCTTCGCCCGCATCCTGCCGGAACATGTGGAACCGGCCCTGGATGCCCGCCTTGCGGCCTGCCGGGCCGAGATCGCCCGTCTGACCGGGGCGCCGGGGGTGCCGACCTGGGAGAGCTTCGTCGAGCCCCTGGAGGAGTCGGACGATACGCTCAGCCGCACCTGGTCCCCGGTGGGACACCTGAACGCCGTCATGAACAGCGAGGCCCTGCGCGCCGCCTACAACGCCTGCCTGCCCAAGCTCAGCGACTACGGCACCGAGGTAGGCCAGAACGAGGACCTGTTCCGCGCCTACCAGGCGGTCGCGGCCCAGGAGCACCTGGACGCCACCCAGCGCAAGCTCCTGGACAACGCCCTGCGCGACTTCCACCTCTCCGGCGTCGACCTGCCCGCGGACCGCAAGGCGCGCTACAAGGCGATCAGCCAGGAACTCTCGCAGCTCACCGCCAAGTATTCGGAGAACCTGCTCGACGCCACCAACGCCTGGAGCAAGCTCGTGACCGATCCGTCACGGCTCGCCGGGCTGCCCGAGTCCGCCCTGGGCCTGGCCCGCCAGAGTGCGCAGCAGCGCGGCCAGGACGGCTGGCTCCTGACGCTCGACATGCCCTCCTATATCCCGGTCATGACCTACGCCGACGACCGCGACCTGCGCTTCGAGGTCTATCAGGCCTTCGGCACCCGCGCCTCCGACCAGGGCCCCCATGCCGGCCAGTGGGACAATGGCGACCTCATGGAGCGCATCCTGGCCCTGCGCCACGAACTCGCCCAACTCCTGGGTTTCGCCAATTACGCCGAGCGCTCACTGGCCACCAAGATGGCGCGCTCGCCGGACCAGGTGCTGGCCTTCCTCAACGACCTGGCGCAACGCTCCGTCACCCAGGCGCGCGGCGAACTGGAGGAAGTACGCGCCTTCGCCTTGGAGCACCACGGTCAGGGGCAACTGGAGCCCTGGGATCTCGGCTACTACTCCGAGAAGCTGCGCGTGCACCGCTACCAGATCAGCCAGGAGGAATTACGGCCCTATTTCCCGGTCTCCCGGGTCCTGAGCGGGCTCTTCGGGGTGGCACAGCGCCTCTTCGGCGTCGATATCGAGGAGGCCCAGGGCTTCGAGACCTACCACCCGCAGGTGCGCTTCTTCGAGATCCGCGACACCGAAACCCGCCAATTGCGCGGCCAGTTCTATCTCGACCCCTTCGCCCGCCCCGACAAGCGCGGCGGGGCCTGGATGGACGTGTGCACCAACCGGCTGCATACCGCCCGCTATGACCAGATCCCGGTCGCCTATCTGGTGTGCAACTTCAGCCCGCCGGTCGGGGATCAACCCTCGCTCCTGACCCACAACGAGGTCGAGACCCTGTTCCACGAGTTCGGCCACGGGCTGCACCACCTGCTGACCCGGGTCGACTATCCGGCGGTGGCCGGCATCAATGGGGTCGCCTGGGACGCGGTGGAACTGCCCAGCCAGTTCATGGAGAACTGGTGCTGGGAGCGCGAACCCCTGGATCTGTTCGCCGCCCACTGGCAGACCGGTGAGCGGCTCCCGGAGGACCTGTATGGGCGCATGACGGCGGCCCGGAACTTCCAGTCCGCGATGCAGATGGTGCGCCAGCTCGAGTTCGCGCTCTTTGATTTTCGCCTGCACCTGGAATACGACCCGGCCCGCGGCGGGCGTATCTATGAGATCCTGGAGGAGGTCCGCGACCAGGTGGCGGTCATCCGCCCGCCGGCCTTCAACCGCTTCGCCCACAGCTTCTCCCACGTCTTCGCCGGGGGCTATGCCGCCGGCTATTACAGCTACAAATGGGCCGAGGTCCTGTCCGCCGACGCCTTCTCGCTCTTCGAGGAGCGCGGGGTCTTCGACGCCGCCACCGGCCGGGCCTTCAAGGAGTCGATTCTGGAGCAGGGCGGCTCGCGCGACGCCATGGTCCTCTATGTCGACTTCCGCGGACGCGAGCCGACCACCGATGCGCTGCTGCGCCATTCGGGGATTGCCGCGTAG
- a CDS encoding SufS family cysteine desulfurase: protein MTASSTLDVADRPALDAAAIRAQFPILRSCVHGQPLVYLDNAASAQKPDRVVDAVADYYLRQHANIHRGAYQLSIVATRLHEEARAAVARFINAAEPAECIFTRGTTESINLVAASWGTANLRPGDEIILSELEHHSNIVPWQLAAQATGARIRVIPIDDTGALRLDVYRQLLSPRTRLVAVNQVSNALGTVNPVREIISAAHAAGALVLIDGAQWVAHGRTDVQALDADFYAFSGHKLYGPTGIGVLYGKRRLLAAMPPYQGGGDMIERVTFAHTTYAELPSKFEAGTPHIAGAVGLAAAIDWLCGVGLEAVADHEARLLRHATRRLSAIPGVELKGTAPDKAGVLSWVVTDPPLGTLDIGMALDLKGICIRTGHHCCQPLMDRLGLASTARASFGVYNTIAEIDCLATELAAIIDAGRGARVNVRARPATAVGLPTAVPEIAYPGPVAESPAAAAALISEVFDLLPDWSMRYQYLMDLGARLPVMPEALKTPASFVSGCQSLVHLDARVRPGDTDIIEFLADSDAAIVRGLIALLQQLFSGQSAAAVLAFDVQCFFGQLGLEEHLSLGRRNGLAAMVQRLRQLAARVVGQGGAPDLESVAFAAVHCAHA from the coding sequence ATGACAGCTTCGTCCACCCTTGATGTTGCGGATCGGCCGGCACTCGATGCGGCGGCCATCCGCGCCCAGTTTCCGATCCTGCGCTCCTGCGTCCACGGCCAGCCGTTGGTGTACCTGGACAACGCCGCCAGCGCGCAGAAGCCCGACCGGGTGGTCGATGCCGTCGCGGACTACTATCTGCGCCAGCACGCCAACATCCACCGCGGGGCCTACCAGCTCTCCATCGTCGCCACCCGCCTGCACGAGGAGGCCCGCGCCGCCGTGGCCCGCTTCATCAACGCGGCCGAGCCCGCCGAGTGCATCTTCACGCGCGGGACCACCGAGTCCATCAACCTGGTCGCCGCGTCCTGGGGCACCGCCAATCTGCGCCCCGGCGACGAGATCATCCTCTCGGAACTGGAGCACCACTCCAACATCGTGCCCTGGCAACTGGCGGCCCAGGCGACCGGGGCGCGGATCAGGGTCATCCCCATCGACGACACCGGCGCGCTGCGCCTGGATGTCTATCGGCAACTGCTCTCCCCGCGCACCCGCCTGGTTGCCGTGAACCAGGTCTCCAATGCCCTGGGCACCGTCAATCCGGTGCGCGAGATCATCAGTGCGGCGCACGCGGCGGGCGCACTGGTGCTCATCGACGGCGCCCAGTGGGTCGCCCACGGACGCACCGACGTCCAGGCCCTGGACGCCGATTTCTACGCCTTCTCCGGGCACAAGCTGTATGGGCCCACCGGGATCGGGGTGCTCTACGGCAAGCGGCGGCTGCTCGCGGCGATGCCCCCCTACCAGGGCGGCGGCGACATGATCGAGCGCGTCACCTTCGCGCACACCACCTACGCCGAACTGCCCAGCAAGTTCGAGGCGGGCACCCCCCATATCGCCGGCGCCGTGGGCCTGGCGGCGGCGATCGACTGGCTCTGCGGCGTGGGTCTGGAGGCCGTCGCGGACCACGAGGCCCGGTTGCTGCGTCATGCCACGCGGCGCCTGTCCGCCATCCCCGGGGTCGAGCTCAAGGGCACCGCACCCGACAAGGCCGGCGTCCTGTCCTGGGTCGTGACCGACCCGCCCCTGGGCACGCTCGATATCGGCATGGCGCTTGATCTCAAGGGCATCTGTATCCGCACCGGCCATCACTGCTGCCAGCCGCTCATGGACCGTCTGGGCCTGGCATCGACGGCCCGCGCCTCCTTCGGTGTCTACAACACGATCGCGGAGATCGATTGCCTGGCGACGGAACTCGCCGCGATCATCGACGCCGGCCGGGGCGCGCGGGTCAATGTCCGTGCCCGGCCCGCAACGGCCGTGGGTCTGCCGACCGCCGTGCCGGAGATCGCCTACCCGGGGCCCGTGGCCGAGTCGCCCGCGGCGGCGGCGGCGCTGATCAGCGAGGTCTTCGACCTGCTGCCCGACTGGTCGATGCGCTACCAGTACCTCATGGACCTGGGGGCCCGCCTGCCCGTCATGCCCGAGGCCCTCAAGACCCCGGCCAGCTTCGTCTCCGGGTGCCAGAGCCTGGTGCACCTGGACGCCCGGGTCCGTCCCGGCGACACCGACATCATCGAGTTTCTCGCCGACAGCGACGCGGCCATCGTCCGCGGCCTGATCGCCCTCTTGCAGCAGTTATTCTCCGGGCAGAGCGCCGCCGCCGTCCTGGCCTTCGATGTCCAGTGCTTTTTCGGTCAGCTCGGGCTCGAAGAACACCTGAGCCTGGGGCGGCGCAACGGCCTGGCCGCCATGGTCCAGCGGCTGCGGCAGCTGGCCGCCCGGGTGGTGGGGCAGGGGGGCGCGCCGGACCTGGAATCCGTTGCGTTTGCTGCCGTGCACTGCGCGCATGCCTGA
- a CDS encoding UbiX family flavin prenyltransferase, with amino-acid sequence MKRLIVGLSGASGVIYGVRLLELLKTIPDIETHLVVSKGAEVTLRLETRTSLDDLRALADVVHEHGNLAAPISSGSFRVLGMVVIPCSMKSLAQIALSLGDNLLSRAADVTLKERRKLVLVPRESPLHLGHLRHMTAVTEMGAVVLPPAPSFYHAPTTIMDLVDQTLGKVLDQFGIEHDLFRRWGGDAD; translated from the coding sequence ATGAAACGACTGATCGTCGGACTCTCGGGCGCCAGCGGCGTCATCTATGGTGTCCGCCTGCTGGAGCTCCTGAAGACCATACCTGACATCGAGACCCATCTCGTCGTCAGCAAGGGTGCCGAGGTCACCCTGCGGCTCGAGACCCGAACCAGCCTCGACGATTTGCGGGCGTTGGCCGATGTCGTCCATGAGCACGGCAACCTCGCCGCCCCGATCTCCAGCGGCTCATTCCGGGTCCTGGGGATGGTGGTGATCCCCTGCTCCATGAAGAGCCTGGCCCAGATCGCGCTCTCCCTCGGCGACAACCTGCTCAGCCGGGCGGCGGACGTAACGCTCAAGGAGCGTCGCAAGCTGGTCCTGGTTCCCCGCGAGTCCCCGCTGCACCTGGGCCACCTGCGCCACATGACGGCCGTTACCGAGATGGGGGCCGTGGTCCTGCCCCCGGCCCCCTCTTTCTATCACGCACCCACGACCATCATGGACCTGGTGGACCAGACGCTGGGCAAGGTGCTCGACCAGTTCGGGATCGAGCACGACCTGTTCAGGCGCTGGGGCGGCGATGCAGACTGA